In Ignavibacteria bacterium, a single window of DNA contains:
- a CDS encoding DUF4258 domain-containing protein encodes MSQFRFSRHANNNLRLYNITENDVETVVANPDFIMEKDEKISAIGFLPNKFFGLPLKVVYKRDGNIFFIITTYPLKNFKGFLDENKL; translated from the coding sequence ATGTCTCAATTTCGATTTTCTCGGCATGCCAATAATAATCTCAGATTATATAACATAACCGAAAATGATGTTGAAACTGTAGTTGCAAATCCCGATTTTATTATGGAAAAAGATGAAAAAATAAGCGCCATTGGTTTTCTTCCAAATAAATTTTTTGGATTACCATTAAAAGTTGTATACAAAAGAGATGGTAATATATTTTTCATTATTACGACATATCCATTAAAAAATTTTAAGGGTTTTCTTGATGAAAATAAATTATGA
- a CDS encoding DUF2283 domain-containing protein encodes MKINYDEQTDAAFIKLSENIPDGAVELDLGLIVHTTKDNRIVAIEILDASKRFQISELFRFEVENLRYAV; translated from the coding sequence ATGAAAATAAATTATGACGAACAAACAGATGCGGCATTTATTAAGCTATCAGAAAATATACCTGATGGAGCGGTTGAGCTTGACTTAGGATTAATAGTTCACACGACAAAAGATAATAGAATTGTCGCTATTGAGATTCTTGACGCAAGTAAAAGATTTCAGATATCAGAACTTTTTCGATTTGAAGTTGAAAATCTTCGGTATGCAGTCTGA